In the Streptomyces sp. 840.1 genome, one interval contains:
- a CDS encoding cobalamin B12-binding domain-containing protein, with protein MYQRHQPPESPPRAVLSTIPSDAHTWNLLFLHLLLEEQGWEVTNLGACVPVDTLVTESAAQPPGLVVVSTVNGHGAEEAPALARALRAVPALARVPLVIGGKLDTEGSIAPDAHPALTEAGFDAVLTGPNAVPRLLALLDSLSQRGHGRAYADAVR; from the coding sequence TTGTACCAGCGTCATCAGCCCCCGGAGAGCCCGCCCCGCGCGGTCCTGAGCACCATCCCCTCGGACGCGCACACCTGGAACCTGCTGTTCCTCCACCTCCTGCTGGAGGAACAGGGATGGGAGGTCACCAACCTCGGAGCCTGCGTCCCGGTCGACACCCTGGTCACCGAGTCCGCCGCACAGCCCCCCGGCCTCGTCGTCGTGAGCACCGTCAACGGCCACGGCGCCGAGGAGGCCCCGGCCCTGGCACGCGCACTGCGTGCCGTGCCCGCCCTGGCCCGGGTACCGCTCGTCATCGGCGGCAAACTCGACACCGAAGGGTCCATCGCCCCCGACGCCCACCCCGCGCTCACCGAGGCCGGCTTCGACGCCGTCCTGACCGGGCCGAACGCCGTACCGCGCCTGCTCGCCCTGCTCGACTCCCTCTCCCAGCGCGGGCACGGAAGGGCCTACGCCGATGCCGTCCGCTGA
- a CDS encoding methylaspartate mutase — translation MPSADPATGSATPRPGPAHGGDFHRFMADAARSGTLVVQPRMGFADPARMRAGLLATRGAAATTVGTLTLDSFTRVGDYAAAARAAARGHPLNGYPLVSMPLTTTTGLLDGVRGENFPVQVRHGSAQPGRIVEALIDAGLDATEGGPVSYCLPYGRTPLATSVRAWREACRTLAALRTSGIEPHLESFGGCMLGQLCPPSLLIALSVLEGMFFRQHGLRSVSLSYAQQTSAEQDEEAVHALRALAADHLPDTSWHVVVYAYMGVYPETRSGALALVADAARLAARTGAARLIVKTAAEAARIPSVAENVTALETATEAARSVRRTPPPPSTGIEEEARALVEAVLGLHDDIGQALIRAFARGYLDVPFCLHPDNAGRTRSVISEQGRLEWSRTGSLPLGPTTAVHSSRRLTSSGLMYALQHVKTRYDAPAGPLARAS, via the coding sequence ATGCCGTCCGCTGACCCCGCCACCGGCAGCGCGACACCGCGCCCCGGCCCCGCCCATGGCGGCGACTTCCACCGCTTCATGGCGGATGCCGCACGCTCCGGCACGCTCGTCGTCCAGCCCCGCATGGGGTTCGCCGACCCCGCCAGGATGCGCGCCGGACTCCTCGCCACCCGGGGCGCCGCCGCCACCACCGTCGGCACCCTCACCCTCGACAGCTTCACCCGCGTCGGCGACTACGCCGCCGCCGCCCGCGCCGCCGCCCGGGGACACCCGCTCAACGGATACCCGCTCGTGAGCATGCCCCTCACCACCACCACCGGGCTGCTCGACGGCGTCCGGGGCGAGAACTTCCCCGTCCAGGTACGGCACGGCTCCGCACAGCCCGGCCGCATCGTCGAGGCACTGATCGACGCCGGACTCGACGCCACCGAGGGCGGCCCCGTCTCCTACTGCCTGCCCTACGGCCGCACCCCGCTGGCCACCTCCGTGCGGGCGTGGCGCGAGGCCTGCCGCACGCTCGCCGCACTCCGTACCTCCGGCATCGAACCGCACCTGGAGAGCTTCGGCGGCTGCATGCTGGGCCAGCTCTGCCCGCCCTCGCTGCTCATCGCCCTCTCCGTACTGGAAGGAATGTTCTTCCGGCAGCACGGCCTGCGCAGCGTCTCCCTGAGCTACGCCCAGCAGACCAGCGCCGAGCAGGACGAGGAAGCCGTCCACGCGCTGCGCGCCCTGGCCGCCGATCACCTCCCGGACACCTCGTGGCACGTGGTCGTCTACGCCTACATGGGCGTCTACCCGGAGACCAGGTCCGGCGCGCTCGCCCTCGTCGCGGACGCCGCCCGCCTCGCGGCAAGGACCGGAGCCGCACGCCTCATCGTCAAGACGGCCGCCGAGGCCGCCCGCATTCCGTCGGTCGCCGAGAACGTCACTGCGCTGGAGACGGCCACCGAAGCCGCACGGTCCGTCCGGCGAACCCCACCACCGCCGTCCACCGGCATCGAGGAGGAGGCCCGCGCCCTGGTGGAGGCCGTTCTCGGCCTGCACGACGACATCGGCCAGGCCCTGATCCGGGCCTTCGCCCGTGGCTACCTCGACGTCCCCTTCTGCCTGCACCCCGACAACGCGGGCCGCACCCGCAGCGTCATCTCCGAACAGGGCCGGCTGGAGTGGTCCCGCACCGGCTCCCTGCCGCTCGGCCCCACCACCGCCGTGCACAGCTCCCGCCGCCTGACCTCGTCGGGACTGATGTACGCGCTCCAGCACGTCAAGACCCGCTACGACGCGCCCGCCGGCCCGCTCGCCCGAGCGAGCTGA
- a CDS encoding asparagine synthetase A, producing MTLQIDHSLTFPAAPALPSPLEHLRDPRTRAALRVQQALVAGARAYLRADDAVEMAHPIIGPVTDPGSRGAKQVDVDFYGHRYKLMTSAILYKQASLLAYDRIFLIAPNVRLEPVETSTTNRHLAEFRQIDVEYAGATRDDAMDIAEGLVRHAVNTAADECGAELAVLGRDPDTLRRFVASPFARVPHGEVVERLRRDGYPQAEGTEIEWEAEERVSRQADAPFFVVGYPKGSRGFYDKESPAEPGTLLNFDLIAPESCGELCSGSERESEYAALVTRMRETGENPAKYAWYLDVARHGIPRSAGFGIGLERLTRWVAGLDSVWQATAFPKLAGVVSP from the coding sequence ATGACACTCCAGATCGATCACTCCCTCACGTTCCCCGCCGCCCCCGCCCTGCCCTCGCCGCTGGAACACCTGCGTGATCCGCGCACCAGGGCGGCCCTGCGCGTCCAGCAGGCCCTGGTCGCGGGCGCCCGCGCCTACCTGCGCGCCGACGACGCGGTGGAAATGGCCCACCCGATCATCGGACCCGTCACCGACCCCGGCTCACGCGGCGCCAAGCAGGTCGATGTCGACTTCTACGGTCACCGCTACAAGCTGATGACCAGTGCCATCCTCTACAAGCAGGCGTCCCTGCTGGCGTATGACCGCATCTTCCTCATCGCGCCCAACGTCCGCCTGGAACCCGTGGAGACCAGCACGACCAACCGTCACCTTGCCGAGTTCCGGCAGATCGACGTCGAGTACGCGGGCGCCACCCGCGACGACGCCATGGACATCGCCGAGGGCCTCGTCCGCCACGCGGTCAACACCGCAGCCGACGAGTGCGGCGCCGAACTCGCCGTACTGGGCCGCGATCCCGACACCCTGCGCCGGTTCGTCGCCAGCCCGTTCGCCCGAGTGCCGCACGGCGAGGTCGTCGAACGGCTGCGCCGCGACGGCTACCCGCAGGCCGAGGGCACGGAGATCGAGTGGGAGGCGGAGGAGCGCGTCTCCCGCCAGGCCGATGCCCCGTTCTTCGTCGTCGGATACCCCAAGGGCTCGCGCGGCTTCTACGACAAGGAGAGCCCGGCCGAGCCCGGCACCCTGCTCAACTTCGACCTGATCGCACCCGAGTCCTGCGGTGAACTGTGCAGCGGCAGCGAGCGCGAGAGCGAGTACGCCGCCCTCGTCACCCGGATGCGGGAGACCGGCGAGAACCCCGCCAAGTACGCCTGGTACCTCGACGTCGCCCGGCACGGCATCCCCCGGAGCGCGGGCTTCGGCATCGGCCTGGAACGGCTCACCCGCTGGGTCGCCGGCCTCGACTCCGTCTGGCAGGCCACCGCCTTCCCGAAGCTCGCGGGGGTGGTGTCCCCGTGA
- a CDS encoding glutamate synthase-related protein — protein MTYLTAPGLPEDSIRARARDGAAAVFPPLDSYGTAVFGGTREQGDEIDALRLAPPVFMPGRLAKLIDLGREPLYSDVNLATGLGGFDAPLPVYVSALGSTRVAGTSLALSRQAGRLGIPMVIGENVAPMNGFRSSGDDHRKGLLERILAYCEELPDGVGGLCVQQSTEDADSEVWNHVYSDSAVSGLLASGRLGFEMKVGQGAKPGLGGLTMVSEAVAADLEGQYAVERLTDGGAVLRCSSPGTFTDEIFRRQIQLMRNNYPRARCWVKLFPGRDVGRAAGIAWDAGAHAVTVDGAEGGTGWAPTGFLGHVGLPLAECLRRVEPAGRTLLASGRVWDGIRAVKLLALGARAVGLGRAALVAADEDPVHGLERLLDAMALEMRMAVSSLGRYAADETGPEDLWRPES, from the coding sequence GTGACGTACCTGACCGCACCCGGCCTGCCCGAGGACAGCATCCGCGCCCGTGCCCGCGACGGGGCCGCCGCCGTGTTCCCGCCCCTCGACAGCTACGGCACCGCCGTCTTCGGCGGGACGCGCGAGCAGGGCGACGAGATCGACGCCCTGCGCCTCGCGCCGCCCGTCTTCATGCCCGGCCGCCTCGCCAAGCTCATCGACCTCGGGCGCGAGCCCCTCTACTCCGACGTGAACCTCGCCACCGGGCTCGGCGGCTTCGACGCCCCGCTGCCGGTGTACGTGTCCGCCCTCGGCTCCACCCGTGTCGCCGGCACCAGCCTCGCCCTCAGCCGCCAGGCCGGGCGCCTCGGCATCCCCATGGTCATCGGCGAGAACGTCGCCCCGATGAACGGCTTCCGCAGCAGCGGCGACGACCACCGCAAGGGCCTGCTGGAACGCATCCTCGCCTACTGCGAGGAACTGCCCGACGGCGTCGGCGGCCTCTGCGTCCAGCAGAGCACCGAGGACGCCGATTCCGAGGTCTGGAACCACGTCTACAGCGACTCCGCCGTCTCCGGACTCCTCGCCTCGGGCCGCCTCGGCTTCGAGATGAAGGTCGGGCAGGGCGCCAAGCCGGGACTCGGCGGCCTCACCATGGTCAGCGAGGCGGTCGCCGCCGACCTCGAAGGACAGTACGCGGTCGAACGCCTCACCGACGGCGGCGCGGTCCTGCGCTGCTCGAGCCCCGGCACCTTCACCGACGAGATCTTCCGCCGGCAGATCCAGCTCATGCGCAACAACTACCCGCGCGCCCGCTGCTGGGTGAAGCTCTTCCCCGGCCGGGACGTCGGCCGCGCCGCGGGCATCGCCTGGGACGCGGGCGCCCATGCCGTCACCGTTGACGGGGCCGAGGGCGGCACCGGGTGGGCCCCCACCGGCTTCCTGGGGCACGTGGGACTGCCGCTGGCCGAATGCCTGCGCCGCGTCGAACCCGCCGGCCGCACCCTGCTCGCCAGCGGCCGCGTCTGGGACGGAATCCGCGCCGTGAAACTGCTCGCCCTCGGCGCCCGCGCGGTCGGTCTCGGCCGCGCCGCGCTGGTGGCCGCCGACGAGGACCCCGTACACGGACTCGAACGCCTCCTGGACGCCATGGCCCTGGAGATGCGCATGGCCGTCAGCTCCCTCGGCAGGTACGCGGCGGACGAGACCGGCCCCGAGGACCTGTGGAGGCCCGAGTCATGA
- the sbnA gene encoding 2,3-diaminopropionate biosynthesis protein SbnA produces MIYEHTYEMVTDDLFVRLPRMAPGCEVFLKIEGLNPAGSVKLKTALSLVEDAEHRGVLTPGARVIESSSGNLGIALSSICATKGYAFTCVVDPNTNATSMDHMRALGAEVVVVDTVDANGGFLQSRIAHIRRRVEADPAMVWLNQYANPANPHAHYAQTASTLLKELQHIDYLFVGAGSTGTFVGCSRYLREFSPETRIVAVDAVGSVIFGAPPGPRLIPGIGASRIPELFEPGLADDVVLVAEEDAVRECRLLARTHGLLVGGSTGSVLAAIRRYADGFPAGSRIAAISPDLGERYLGTVYNDAWVKEHLGALA; encoded by the coding sequence ATGATCTACGAGCACACATACGAGATGGTCACCGACGACCTCTTCGTCCGCCTGCCACGGATGGCACCGGGTTGCGAGGTCTTCCTCAAGATCGAGGGGCTCAACCCGGCCGGCTCCGTCAAGCTCAAGACGGCACTGAGCCTGGTCGAGGACGCCGAGCACCGTGGCGTACTCACCCCCGGCGCCCGCGTCATCGAATCGTCCTCCGGAAACCTCGGAATCGCCCTCAGCTCCATCTGCGCCACCAAGGGATACGCCTTCACCTGCGTGGTCGACCCCAACACCAACGCGACCAGCATGGACCACATGCGCGCACTCGGCGCCGAGGTCGTCGTCGTGGACACCGTGGACGCCAACGGCGGCTTCCTCCAGTCCCGCATCGCCCACATCCGGCGCCGCGTCGAGGCGGACCCCGCCATGGTGTGGCTCAACCAGTACGCCAACCCGGCCAACCCGCACGCGCACTACGCGCAGACCGCGAGCACCCTGCTCAAGGAGCTCCAGCACATCGACTACCTCTTCGTCGGAGCGGGCTCCACCGGCACGTTCGTCGGCTGCTCCCGTTACCTGCGTGAGTTCTCCCCGGAGACCCGGATCGTCGCCGTGGACGCCGTCGGCTCGGTCATCTTCGGCGCACCGCCCGGACCCCGGCTCATTCCCGGGATCGGCGCCAGCCGCATCCCCGAACTCTTCGAGCCGGGCCTCGCTGACGACGTCGTGCTCGTCGCCGAGGAGGACGCGGTCCGCGAGTGCCGGCTGCTGGCCCGCACCCACGGCCTCCTGGTCGGCGGCTCCACCGGCTCCGTCCTGGCCGCGATCCGCCGGTACGCGGACGGGTTCCCCGCCGGCTCCCGTATCGCCGCCA